The Ornithorhynchus anatinus isolate Pmale09 chromosome 11, mOrnAna1.pri.v4, whole genome shotgun sequence genomic interval GGGGTTTGTGGCGGGGCCGATCTGAGGAGTGACGGATAAGGTGAGAAGAGCTGGGCGTTTCCTGGGCATCCCCATCCGGCCCGCCCACGGGAGGTCTGGCTGCCTCTCTAGGCCGGTTGACCCAGCCGAACCGTGTGCCAGAGCTGGGCGAGGCGGAGGTCGGCTCAGGGGTCTGCCGGATGGTCTCCCGGCTACTGTCGTGTACCTGGGAAAACAGGTCGGGGAGAGTCtggagagggatggggtgagagctagggagaggaggggcctcACTCCAGATGGCGGGGCCTGCTGCCCtcacagaaagatgaggagaagcgGCGGCTGGAGGAGAAGCGGCGGCTGGAAGAAGAGCGGCGGCGGCTAGAGGAAGAGCGGCGGGAGCGGGAGCTGCAGGAAGCCGCCAACCGCGAGAGGCGCTTCCAGGAGCGAGCCAGCGAGATCGACAGTCAGAGGTGGGTCTggggtccctgcccctccccgtccctggtcctgtccctctttctcctgctccctcttccttttaATGGACTGGGTTTGGGCGAGGGAGGGCTCTGCTCTGACTCCAGGTCACTTGGCCCTTTTCCTCCCAACAGGAAATTCCAGCAGAGCCAGGAAATGGAGGTCAGAGAGCAACAGGTGAGGCTATCGGGGGTGTTCTGGACCCAGGAATGGCAAGGCCCTGACTGCTGCGGACCCCGAAAGAGGTCAAGATGTGGGGGCTCCTCACcggacaggaggctaggaggggtTGGGTGTCCTCACCCCTACTGACCCAGTCTCCTCCTCTCACGCTGTCAGGGTGAAGCTTCCCAGCAGCCAGCCAACCCGCGGGACATATTTAAGCAGAAGGAGAGGGCAGGAGCCCCCGCGGCGGTCACCAGCCCCCAACCAGGTGAGGGGGTGCCGGGACCGCCGGTCCGAGCCCCAGggccagggagggatgggggctgaCCGTTTCCTCTCGGACTTGCCGGCtaggggtgaggagggtgggcaaagGGGAGAGTCTGCAGTGTGGACACTGAGGGCGAATACTGGGACGGCCCCACATGTGGAGGGAGAAACAGGGCCGGAGCGGACAGAGAAGACTCTTGGGGACTCTCAATGTCCCGGGGAGCTCCAGGGCCGGCCCCAAGGTAATGGAAGGGATTCTCCCACCTCGACCCCAAGCAGAGAACCCAAAGGGCCTCGGGGAGTTGGGCCCGTCGCTTCTCCGGGCGCCCGGCTGCTGCCTCGGCCTCTTCTCCGGGAcagcggccccgggccgggaggTGGGATTCGGGGGTCCGGTCTGCCAGTTGAAACGTGGTTCCTCTCGGAGCCGGGCTGTGATGAGAAGAGAGCGGGCCCAGTCCCTCCCGCCCCACCAGAGCCGTCTCTCCCTTGAAGCCTCAGAACCAACTTGAGCTGAACTGACACCGGGCCAGGAAACTGGTTCCCCAATTCCCTTGGCGGCTCTgtgctcccctttctctcccgccCCGAGATCTGGTGCTTGTCGTAGCTCGGGGAGCCGACGGTTTGGGGAAATTTCCGAGCAGACGCTCGGAagcctgaggaaaaggggcttgAAATCCTTCTACCGAATATGGGCGGGAGCCAGCACTGGACTCTCCCCGAGAGACGCGGGCACCCAGCTTCCCCTTGAGCTCCGGGCGCTCGGCCCTGGACGTAGGAGAGGTCCCGGAGGGCCAGTCCGGTTCTCTTCTCACTTTGCAATTGGTGTGCCTCTCTCCCAATGGTCTCGTCTTCCAGGAAAACTGCGGAGTCCCTTCCTGCAGAAGCAGCCCCACCAACCAGAGGTGCCCCCTGGGCGAGAGCCGAGTCCAGTCTCCTTTCCGGCGCCGGGCCCAGGTGGGTGGCCCGATCGGCCCTGGGTAGGGAGTCACCAGCCCGGAGGGCGCCTCACAGAGCCTCTTGCCGGCTCTTCTACGGACCTGGAGCCGAGGGGGCCGGAGAGCGGCCCGGTCACGTCGGGGTCGTGTCTCTTCTCTCCAGCTCGTCAGGCCGAGCCGGACACTAGCCTTCCACCCTCGGTggcgcaggaggaagaggaagcggtGTATGAGGAGCCCCCACAGGTGGAGGATCTCTACGAGGAGCCCCCTCAGGTTGGCTTTTCAGGGGGCCGAGGGCACTGGGCACGGGCACAGGAGCAGGCCGGGAAGCCAGGACCTTAAGGAGGTCGCTGGGAAACGAGGGCAACCGGAAccgactcttcctcccctctcccccgcaaccCGCCCCAGCCAGTGCCGCGGGGGAGGGAGACACGATGGAGTCGGGGAAGGAGCCGTCTCTCACTTCTCCTCCCCGATCAGGTGCAGCAGGAGGATGCCGGCTACGACTACCCTGAGCACTACAAGCCGGAGCCCGagctggtggggaaggggctgtgtGCCCGCGCCCTTTACGACTACCAGGCTGGTAAGGGCCCCGCCATCCTTGAGGGGctgccccacgggggccggggcgcAGCCGGGTGGTCCGCTGGAATGAAATCTCCTTCCAAAGGCAGCCTGGCCAGGGGAGGTCAGCAGGGGGAGAggtcctgggaggaggggaaggggggcttgCGGGGACGGCCCTTGGGGTTCGCCGAGGAGCCGGCCAGGGGTCGGACGGGGAAAGGAAGCTGTAGAACCTCTCGTGGGGACTCCCGGTGGGAGCTGGGCCACAGAAAGCCCCCAGGAATGAGtcttggttggggggggggtgggtaagGGGGTGGTGGTTAGAGTGTACAAGCAGGACAGGACTGCCCCAAGAGGAAGGCCACCGGGCTAGAGTGAAGGAGAGTCAGAGCTGGAGCCCAGAGCAGGGTCTGATGGTGGGAGCCGAGCTAGTCGCCTCCGGTTGGGCCCAgcggtccccggccccccggcgagGGTCCCGGTTTAGCCTTGGGCCTGTAACCTAGCGCCACCTCCCCGACCCTCCgcgtccctctgtctcccctccagctgACGACACCGAGATCTCCTTCGACCCCGACAACCTCATCACCGGCATCGAGGTGATCGACGAGGGCTGGTGGCGCGGCTATGGCCCGGACGGGCATTTTGGCATGTTCCCCGCCAATTACGTGGAGCTGATCAACTGAGGACCGCCCGTCGCCTGGTGGTGCCCCGGGGTAGAGGCTGGGCCGGAATCTGAATGCCGTCCTTGGGGCTGGCATTCTTGGGGGGCTCGGCCCCTACGCCGGGGACAGGTGTCCGGGCCCAGGGGACTTCAAGGCGGAACGGTTCAACGGCTGGAAGATCGCGTGTGCGCGCGGGTGGTGGGGTGTAGCCACGTGTAGCCGCGCGCAGCTGTGTgcgagggtcgggggtggggtgatAGGGATTGACCCGGCTGGCAGCTGCCCGCTCGTGGGACCGGGGCTGCCAGCgcgggtggggggcggtcccAGATTCCCTCCTGCTGGGGGGCGTgcggcttcccccgccccggccgtaGCGATAACCCAGCGACTCCCGGACACACCCGCCTTCAGCCGTGCCTCGAGCCGAGAACCGAAGACCGGAGTCCCCTCCGctttggtccccggcctcctcgGCGTAGTCTGAACCAAGCCACCGCCCCCCGAGGCCTGCTACGGTGCCCTGGGCCCTCCCCCGGCTCCGACCCCCGAGCCGAGGCAGGAGTTCCTCTGGTGGGTGGTGGGGACGGCAGCTGCTCTTTT includes:
- the DBNL gene encoding drebrin-like protein isoform X1 — its product is MAANLSRNGPALQEAYGRVVAEKSPTDWALFTYEGNSNDIRVAGTGDGGLEEMVEELNSGKVMYAFCRVKDPNSGLPKFVLVNWTGEGVNDVRKGACANHVSTMANFLKGAHVTINARAEEDVEPDSIMQKVAKASGANYNFHKESSRFQDSGPQAPVGSVYQKTNAVSEIKRVGKDSFWAKAEKDEEKRRLEEKRRLEEERRRLEEERRERELQEAANRERRFQERASEIDSQRKFQQSQEMEVREQQGEASQQPANPRDIFKQKERAGAPAAVTSPQPGKLRSPFLQKQPHQPEVPPGREPSPVSFPAPGPARQAEPDTSLPPSVAQEEEEAVYEEPPQVEDLYEEPPQVQQEDAGYDYPEHYKPEPELVGKGLCARALYDYQAADDTEISFDPDNLITGIEVIDEGWWRGYGPDGHFGMFPANYVELIN
- the DBNL gene encoding drebrin-like protein isoform X2 translates to MVEELNSGKVMYAFCRVKDPNSGLPKFVLVNWTGEGVNDVRKGACANHVSTMANFLKGAHVTINARAEEDVEPDSIMQKVAKASGANYNFHKESSRFQDSGPQAPVGSVYQKTNAVSEIKRVGKDSFWAKAEKDEEKRRLEEKRRLEEERRRLEEERRERELQEAANRERRFQERASEIDSQRKFQQSQEMEVREQQGEASQQPANPRDIFKQKERAGAPAAVTSPQPGKLRSPFLQKQPHQPEVPPGREPSPVSFPAPGPARQAEPDTSLPPSVAQEEEEAVYEEPPQVEDLYEEPPQVQQEDAGYDYPEHYKPEPELVGKGLCARALYDYQAADDTEISFDPDNLITGIEVIDEGWWRGYGPDGHFGMFPANYVELIN